A stretch of Vibrio maritimus DNA encodes these proteins:
- a CDS encoding L-cystine transporter encodes MSIAVIASLAVFLGILYFLYGQQQKNHTLSRLVLFGLVLGSAFGLSLQLIFGEGHAAIGGTLEWVNVVGRGYVGLLKMIIMPLVLVSMIAAVVKLEKGGSLGKISGLTISVLLATTAISALIGIVVTQAFGLSAEGLTEGARETARIAVLENRVDRVSDLTIPQMLVSFIPTNPFADLTGARSTSIIAVVIFGVLTGIAARKVMAEKEELESPIRTFVEATQSVVMRLVKMIMALTPYGIAALMAKVVATSSAGDILNLLGFIVASYLAIFLMFVVHGVLVSLVGVSPKEYFQKIWPVLTFAFSSRSSAATIPLNVEAQVTKLNVPPAIANLSASFGATIGQNGCAGIYPAMLAVMVAPSVGIDPMDINFILSLIAIITISSFGIAGVGGGATFAALIVLPAMGLPVTIAALLISIEPLIDMARTALNVSGAMTAGTITSRLLKKKEASLEEAKA; translated from the coding sequence ATGTCAATTGCAGTTATCGCATCGCTAGCGGTATTTTTGGGCATTCTCTATTTCTTGTATGGGCAGCAACAAAAAAACCATACTCTATCCCGTCTTGTGCTATTTGGTCTTGTATTAGGCAGTGCTTTTGGTTTGTCGCTTCAGCTTATTTTTGGCGAAGGACACGCAGCAATCGGTGGTACGTTAGAGTGGGTCAACGTAGTCGGTCGTGGTTATGTTGGTCTTCTGAAGATGATCATCATGCCGCTCGTATTGGTATCTATGATTGCCGCGGTAGTGAAGCTTGAAAAAGGCGGTTCACTTGGCAAAATCAGTGGATTAACAATATCTGTCCTACTCGCTACTACGGCGATTTCTGCGCTCATTGGTATTGTCGTTACTCAAGCGTTTGGCTTAAGCGCCGAAGGTCTGACAGAAGGCGCTCGTGAAACGGCTCGCATTGCAGTACTTGAAAACCGAGTTGACCGTGTTAGCGACCTAACGATTCCGCAAATGCTAGTAAGCTTTATCCCTACTAACCCATTTGCTGACCTAACTGGCGCTCGTTCTACTTCTATTATCGCCGTGGTTATCTTTGGCGTACTAACGGGTATTGCTGCCCGTAAAGTCATGGCAGAAAAAGAAGAACTCGAATCCCCAATCCGCACATTTGTGGAAGCGACTCAATCTGTTGTGATGCGTCTTGTTAAGATGATTATGGCGCTTACTCCATACGGCATTGCCGCACTGATGGCAAAAGTCGTCGCGACGTCAAGCGCTGGTGACATTTTAAACCTACTTGGATTTATCGTTGCATCTTATCTAGCCATCTTCCTGATGTTTGTTGTACACGGTGTGCTTGTGTCACTAGTTGGCGTTAGCCCAAAAGAGTACTTCCAGAAGATCTGGCCTGTGCTGACGTTCGCATTCTCATCTCGTAGCTCAGCAGCGACTATTCCGCTTAACGTAGAAGCTCAGGTAACGAAACTTAACGTACCACCAGCGATTGCTAACCTATCAGCTTCTTTTGGCGCGACAATCGGTCAAAACGGTTGTGCGGGCATCTACCCAGCAATGCTCGCGGTAATGGTTGCTCCTTCCGTTGGTATCGACCCTATGGACATCAACTTCATCCTGTCTCTGATTGCTATTATTACCATCAGTTCATTTGGTATTGCTGGTGTTGGTGGTGGTGCAACATTTGCAGCCCTAATCGTATTACCGGCAATGGGACTGCCTGTTACAATCGCTGCATTGTTGATTTCTATCGAGCCTCTAATCGATATGGCACGTACTGCATTAAACGTTTCTGGCGCAATGACAGCGGGTACTATTACAAGTCGATTGCTCAAAAAGAAAGAAGCATCGCTCGAAGAAGCGAAAGCCTAA
- a CDS encoding oxidoreductase: protein MHNDFRVMIAGASGLVGSKLLTLLEQTDHIESIYALCRSPLKHQHSKTTQIMDGALRVTQWDDSRPTPTLGFICLGTTLKKAGSKQALEKVDVDLVCDVAQTMKMVGVKRIAVVSSLGASARSLSHYLKCKGRVESRINQMGFEKVVFMRPGPLAGREEEIRSDEVFVQKLFTVLSPLMRGPLRAIAPIPADYVAKAMLYSVLELSDAKSVAYNSANMRDLLNQYTK from the coding sequence ATGCACAATGACTTTAGAGTAATGATCGCTGGCGCTTCTGGTCTGGTAGGCAGCAAACTGCTGACTTTACTAGAGCAAACTGACCACATTGAGTCTATCTACGCACTTTGTCGCTCTCCTCTAAAACATCAACATAGCAAAACCACTCAGATCATGGATGGCGCGCTTAGAGTCACTCAATGGGATGACAGTCGCCCTACTCCAACGCTTGGCTTTATCTGTTTAGGCACCACGCTTAAAAAAGCAGGCAGCAAGCAAGCACTTGAAAAAGTCGATGTTGATCTTGTCTGCGACGTGGCACAAACGATGAAGATGGTTGGTGTTAAACGTATCGCCGTGGTCTCAAGTCTAGGAGCATCAGCTCGCTCTCTTTCACATTACCTCAAGTGTAAAGGCCGAGTTGAAAGCCGAATCAATCAAATGGGCTTCGAGAAAGTGGTATTTATGCGTCCCGGTCCTTTGGCAGGGCGTGAAGAAGAGATCCGATCAGATGAGGTATTTGTACAGAAGCTATTTACCGTACTTTCACCTTTAATGCGTGGTCCTCTTCGTGCTATCGCTCCTATCCCCGCAGACTATGTCGCAAAAGCAATGCTCTACAGTGTGTTAGAGCTAAGTGATGCTAAGTCAGTCGCATATAACTCTGCAAACATGCGCGACCTTCTTAACCAATATACAAAGTAA
- a CDS encoding sigma-70 family RNA polymerase sigma factor, producing MKVVEKHTHHSSTNREDAANIGTSYFKQVSNHNLLTAEEEKLLARKARAGDTQARQGLINANLRLVIRTAKRYSNRGLDFYDLINEGNIGLIQAVDKFDPELGYRFSTYAVWWIQQSIDRAIMNQGRTIRVPVHVTKQIRECSKAAHQLRKEGKHEPTSAEIAERTGRSPEEVSKLLKLSEQSLSLDNGWDDDGDKKDHLQTIDDDDVFELPERDIVTQNMNKALVNLVDGLPDKHKTILYHRFGLLDDEPKTLEEVGLIVGVTRERVRQIQKVAMEALRDQLRKQNLTAAEID from the coding sequence TTGAAAGTAGTAGAGAAGCATACTCACCACAGTTCAACGAACAGGGAAGACGCTGCCAATATTGGTACTAGCTATTTTAAACAGGTTTCTAACCACAACCTGTTAACAGCTGAAGAAGAGAAATTACTAGCACGCAAGGCTCGTGCGGGTGATACACAAGCGAGACAAGGCTTAATTAACGCGAATTTACGTTTAGTTATTAGAACTGCCAAACGTTATTCTAATCGCGGTCTCGATTTCTACGACCTTATTAATGAAGGTAACATCGGATTAATACAAGCCGTGGACAAATTTGACCCTGAGCTTGGATATCGCTTTTCCACCTATGCAGTGTGGTGGATTCAGCAATCTATTGATCGTGCCATCATGAATCAAGGTCGTACGATTCGTGTTCCAGTACACGTGACTAAGCAAATTCGTGAGTGCAGTAAAGCGGCGCACCAACTTCGTAAAGAAGGCAAACATGAACCCACGTCTGCTGAAATCGCTGAAAGAACTGGACGCTCACCAGAAGAAGTAAGCAAACTACTTAAACTCTCTGAGCAATCATTATCTCTAGATAATGGCTGGGATGACGACGGGGACAAGAAAGACCACCTTCAAACTATTGATGACGATGATGTGTTCGAACTGCCTGAACGTGACATTGTCACGCAAAATATGAACAAGGCATTGGTTAATCTTGTCGACGGCTTGCCGGATAAGCATAAAACTATCCTCTACCATCGTTTCGGTCTGCTCGATGATGAGCCAAAAACGCTTGAAGAAGTCGGATTGATCGTTGGTGTGACAAGAGAACGAGTAAGGCAGATTCAAAAAGTGGCGATGGAAGCATTGCGCGATCAGCTCAGAAAGCAGAATCTCACCGCCGCGGAAATTGATTAA
- the cobT gene encoding nicotinate-nucleotide--dimethylbenzimidazole phosphoribosyltransferase — MLDTQFDAQIQNHIDQKTKPLGALGQLETIAVQLARIQSQASGSFPNSIDISSPKVIVFAGDHGISDQGVSIAPSAVTQQMVMNFLAGGAAINCFCRANNIDFQVVDCGMVAAVESDSDQLVLSRLGEGTKDFSAYPAMTAAQLEQGLSAGSKIATQAIKNGTNVLMFGEMGIGNTSSASAILSALTPLAIEQSVGRGTGIDAQQLTKKQDLIATALNRFDQRDVKTVLQQVGGFEIVHMVGAFLAAYEQKIPVLVDGFIVSIAALAACQIEPNVRDYLIFAHVSNEGAHRFVLETLNATPLLDLSLRLGEGTGAALAFPLLKSAAEFYNSMASFESAGVTV; from the coding sequence ATGTTAGACACACAATTCGATGCTCAAATTCAAAACCATATCGACCAAAAAACGAAACCCCTGGGCGCGCTTGGGCAACTCGAGACGATTGCTGTTCAGCTTGCTCGGATCCAGAGCCAAGCATCAGGCTCTTTTCCCAATTCGATAGATATCTCTTCTCCAAAAGTTATCGTTTTTGCTGGTGACCATGGCATCAGTGATCAGGGTGTGAGTATCGCTCCGAGCGCAGTTACCCAGCAGATGGTAATGAACTTCTTAGCGGGTGGGGCGGCTATCAACTGTTTTTGCCGTGCCAATAATATTGACTTTCAAGTAGTGGATTGTGGCATGGTTGCTGCGGTTGAATCTGATTCTGACCAGTTAGTATTGAGTAGGCTTGGAGAAGGCACGAAGGATTTTTCAGCCTACCCAGCGATGACTGCGGCTCAATTGGAACAAGGACTGAGCGCTGGCTCAAAGATTGCTACTCAAGCGATTAAAAACGGAACGAACGTTTTGATGTTTGGTGAGATGGGGATCGGTAATACCAGTTCAGCCTCTGCCATACTGTCAGCTTTGACACCGTTAGCTATCGAACAAAGTGTTGGTCGCGGCACAGGCATAGATGCGCAGCAATTGACTAAGAAACAAGATCTAATTGCAACGGCACTAAATCGATTTGACCAACGTGATGTGAAAACGGTTTTGCAGCAGGTCGGTGGCTTTGAAATCGTTCATATGGTTGGCGCGTTTCTAGCCGCTTATGAGCAGAAAATACCCGTACTGGTGGATGGTTTCATCGTATCTATCGCCGCGCTTGCTGCCTGCCAAATCGAGCCAAACGTCAGAGATTATTTGATATTTGCCCACGTCTCCAACGAGGGTGCCCATCGCTTTGTTTTAGAGACACTCAATGCGACCCCGTTGCTCGATTTGTCGCTGCGTCTTGGTGAAGGAACGGGCGCGGCGTTGGCGTTTCCACTTCTGAAAAGTGCAGCTGAGTTCTATAACTCAATGGCGAGTTTTGAAAGCGCTGGAGTCACCGTGTGA
- a CDS encoding adenosylcobinamide-GDP ribazoletransferase, giving the protein MINSESTSGWRYQWQLFCLAVSFFSRLPIPSNTPYSSERMNRAGRYFALVGLLLGALCGAVFTVADWMLPTSVAVILTMIFSLLLTGAFHEDGLADMADGIGGGMTQEKRLLIMKDSRLGTYGVVTIVSALLLKYAALTELALGKPLFLIFIIAYSFSRAVAASLISAMPYVSDPEGSKSKPLANTQTQTELVILAVCGLAPALLLGLDFTIALIVTGLVFRAFFTKWLTARLGGFTGDCLGAAQQIVELLTYLLMLVFLVN; this is encoded by the coding sequence GTGATTAATTCGGAATCAACATCAGGCTGGCGATATCAGTGGCAGCTATTCTGCCTTGCCGTGAGTTTTTTCTCTCGTCTACCGATTCCAAGTAATACGCCATACTCATCAGAACGAATGAACCGTGCTGGGCGGTATTTTGCTCTGGTCGGTCTATTGCTTGGCGCACTGTGTGGCGCCGTCTTCACTGTTGCTGACTGGATGCTACCAACCAGCGTTGCTGTCATTCTAACAATGATCTTCAGCTTACTGTTAACTGGCGCATTCCATGAGGATGGGCTAGCAGATATGGCGGATGGGATCGGCGGTGGAATGACTCAAGAAAAACGCCTGTTGATCATGAAAGATAGTCGACTTGGTACTTATGGTGTCGTCACGATTGTATCCGCCTTATTACTAAAGTATGCAGCGCTTACCGAGCTTGCTCTTGGCAAACCCCTGTTTCTAATTTTCATCATCGCCTATTCATTTAGCCGAGCGGTTGCCGCATCGTTGATATCTGCAATGCCCTATGTCTCCGACCCAGAAGGTAGCAAAAGTAAGCCACTAGCCAACACCCAAACCCAAACTGAGCTTGTCATTTTGGCAGTGTGTGGTCTTGCACCCGCTTTGCTGTTAGGGCTTGATTTCACCATCGCGTTGATAGTGACAGGTTTGGTGTTTCGTGCGTTTTTTACGAAGTGGCTTACCGCTCGTCTTGGTGGGTTCACCGGAGATTGTTTGGGCGCAGCTCAGCAAATTGTCGAGTTGCTCACTTACCTCCTCATGCTCGTTTTCTTAGTAAATTAA
- the cobU gene encoding bifunctional adenosylcobinamide kinase/adenosylcobinamide-phosphate guanylyltransferase encodes MSIKLVLGGARSGKSRFAEQRIKELCDALPNVTKHYVATSEPLDDEMRARISHHRQQRGDGWIEWEVPVELVDTLSKFDKSDVVLVDCLTLWLNNVIYYLGESVNNDEIEQAVSKLASALSHSDAHIVLVSNEVGLGVVPLGEVSRMFVDNAGRMNQEIAKVSDNVTLVAAGLPLVLKGSER; translated from the coding sequence ATGTCGATTAAACTGGTACTAGGTGGAGCACGTTCGGGTAAGTCCCGGTTTGCTGAGCAGCGCATCAAAGAGCTTTGCGACGCGCTCCCAAACGTAACCAAGCACTATGTCGCCACATCGGAGCCTCTTGATGATGAAATGAGAGCGCGTATTTCTCATCATCGTCAGCAAAGAGGGGACGGCTGGATCGAGTGGGAAGTGCCTGTTGAGCTTGTCGATACTTTGTCCAAGTTTGATAAGTCAGATGTCGTATTAGTCGATTGCTTAACTCTTTGGCTGAATAATGTGATTTATTATTTGGGTGAGTCAGTTAACAACGATGAAATTGAGCAGGCAGTGTCGAAGCTAGCTTCTGCTTTAAGTCACAGCGATGCGCACATCGTGCTGGTGTCTAATGAGGTGGGGCTTGGTGTCGTCCCTTTAGGTGAGGTCTCTCGTATGTTTGTTGACAACGCGGGGCGCATGAACCAAGAAATCGCAAAAGTTTCTGATAACGTCACCTTAGTTGCAGCGGGATTACCTCTGGTGCTCAAGGGGAGCGAGCGATGA
- a CDS encoding histidine phosphatase family protein, whose translation MKVNILLLRHGKVNGPAALYGHTNVLVEPKLDNQTTTALASKTLHLSMVVSSPLSRCSNLAKQLSCELGIPLNINPDLAEMNFGRFDGVAFDSMSSEDWQQLAPFWDRPAECTLQGGERLVDFHQRAISGWRKVLKAEQNTLVVCHGGVIRQILADVLDLDWRNPKLYSSLAIGNSTITQIQFDTDYPENLVVKVIGQPAQDFNLVP comes from the coding sequence ATGAAAGTGAACATCTTGCTTCTTCGTCACGGTAAAGTTAACGGACCTGCCGCGCTATACGGTCATACCAATGTGCTTGTTGAGCCGAAGTTGGATAACCAAACAACCACTGCCTTGGCTTCCAAGACGCTGCATCTTAGTATGGTTGTGAGCTCACCTTTATCGCGATGCTCTAACCTCGCCAAGCAACTGAGTTGTGAGCTTGGGATACCACTAAATATCAACCCTGACTTAGCCGAAATGAATTTTGGCAGATTTGATGGTGTGGCATTCGATTCAATGTCTTCGGAAGATTGGCAGCAGCTTGCACCTTTTTGGGATAGACCCGCAGAGTGTACATTGCAAGGTGGTGAGCGATTGGTTGATTTTCACCAGCGAGCCATTTCGGGATGGCGAAAAGTACTCAAAGCCGAACAAAATACCCTAGTGGTTTGCCATGGAGGTGTGATCCGTCAAATATTGGCAGATGTCCTCGACCTTGATTGGAGAAACCCGAAGCTCTATTCGTCATTAGCGATCGGCAACTCGACCATTACACAGATCCAATTTGATACCGACTACCCAGAAAACCTGGTGGTTAAAGTCATCGGGCAGCCAGCACAAGATTTTAACTTAGTACCATAA
- a CDS encoding bifunctional protein-serine/threonine kinase/phosphatase, protein MQRKLKVSVSQASVAGRKPVNQDAIGCLIPSNLELESKGLAAIICDGISSSSVSQVASEATVTGFIKDYYATSDAWSVKNSATRVLKSINHWLFAQTKNSEYRFDFNEGYVCTASAVIIKSHTAYVFHCGDSRVYCQSNNDFEQLTHDHQHFIDPTTSYLTRALGMDTSVDIEHVAIELSVGDKLLLATDGLYDYVTEHEISEILNQESICEQTKADALVNLALENGSHDNVSAIVLGIEALPDNPLQDWKESLFTLPLPPELEEGRCIDNFEILRPLQITSRSHVFLAKDLSNNEQVALKTPSAESRHDPQHVESILMESWIASRLNSPHLLKAYKPSLRHSYTYSVASFVEGITLAQWVRDNPNPPLSKIRHIIGQLCKGLQTMHRHEMIHQDLRPENVMIDANEHVTIIDFGATQVKGLEEMAPMEPTVPGTALFSAPEYLLGYFGTTRSDIYSLGVMTYFMLTGQFPYGTDVAKSLTVKAQGKLRYIPATSINQKVPHWIDYALKNAVRIEPEKRYQEVSEFLFDLKVPNPKSQKLGKLPIAERNPVLFWQRISLVLSVLLLIALWY, encoded by the coding sequence GTGCAACGCAAACTCAAAGTGAGCGTTAGTCAGGCTTCCGTCGCGGGACGGAAGCCTGTCAACCAAGACGCTATCGGATGCCTTATTCCATCTAATCTGGAGCTGGAGAGTAAAGGGCTTGCTGCCATTATCTGTGATGGCATAAGCTCAAGTTCAGTGAGTCAGGTTGCCAGCGAAGCAACGGTCACCGGATTCATCAAAGACTATTACGCTACCTCAGATGCTTGGTCAGTAAAGAACTCGGCAACGCGTGTATTAAAATCGATAAACCATTGGCTGTTCGCACAAACCAAAAATAGCGAATATCGGTTTGATTTCAACGAGGGCTATGTATGCACCGCCAGCGCTGTCATTATCAAATCCCACACTGCGTATGTATTTCATTGCGGTGATTCGCGGGTTTATTGCCAAAGCAATAATGACTTCGAACAGCTCACTCACGACCATCAACATTTCATCGATCCAACGACGAGTTACCTTACTCGAGCTCTTGGTATGGATACATCTGTTGATATAGAGCATGTTGCGATTGAGCTGTCAGTTGGAGACAAATTACTTCTGGCCACCGACGGGCTGTATGACTACGTCACCGAACATGAAATATCAGAGATCCTCAACCAAGAGTCGATTTGTGAGCAGACAAAAGCAGATGCCCTGGTTAACCTCGCGTTGGAAAACGGTAGTCACGATAATGTCTCGGCGATCGTTTTAGGTATCGAGGCTCTGCCAGATAATCCACTCCAAGATTGGAAAGAATCACTGTTTACGCTGCCGCTGCCACCAGAGCTTGAAGAAGGTCGTTGCATCGACAATTTTGAAATCCTTCGCCCTCTTCAAATCACCAGCCGAAGCCACGTATTCTTGGCAAAGGACCTCAGCAATAACGAGCAAGTTGCTTTAAAGACGCCTTCTGCGGAGAGTCGCCATGATCCCCAACACGTTGAATCTATTTTGATGGAAAGCTGGATAGCGAGCCGACTAAACAGCCCCCACCTGCTCAAAGCCTACAAACCAAGTTTACGCCACTCTTATACCTACAGTGTGGCTTCTTTTGTCGAAGGGATAACACTGGCGCAATGGGTGAGAGACAACCCAAACCCACCACTTAGCAAGATTCGGCATATAATTGGTCAGCTATGTAAGGGGCTGCAGACCATGCATCGACATGAAATGATTCATCAAGATCTGCGCCCAGAAAACGTCATGATTGACGCGAATGAACACGTCACCATCATCGACTTTGGGGCAACACAGGTAAAAGGGTTAGAGGAAATGGCACCTATGGAGCCGACGGTCCCCGGCACAGCGCTGTTTAGCGCGCCAGAGTATCTGCTTGGCTACTTCGGAACCACTCGGTCTGATATTTATTCTCTGGGTGTCATGACCTACTTCATGCTAACTGGGCAATTTCCGTATGGTACAGATGTTGCGAAATCACTCACCGTAAAAGCACAAGGCAAACTTCGCTATATCCCCGCTACAAGCATCAATCAAAAGGTACCGCACTGGATAGACTATGCCCTTAAAAATGCGGTCAGAATTGAACCCGAAAAACGTTATCAAGAAGTCTCAGAGTTTCTCTTCGACCTAAAAGTACCCAATCCAAAAAGTCAAAAGCTTGGCAAATTGCCGATTGCCGAGAGAAACCCCGTGCTGTTTTGGCAAAGAATTTCTCTCGTGTTGTCGGTACTTTTGCTTATCGCGTTATGGTACTAA
- a CDS encoding formate/nitrite transporter family protein, protein MSYVEPKEFVTKMVDAGEQKVFMSTKDTLVRAFMAGAILALAAFFAITVIVKTGSPLIGSILFPVGFIMLYLMKFDLLTGVFTLVPLAVIDKRRGCTMDQLFRNWGLVFVGNFAGALTVAFFASFILTYGYNTDGGTLAAKVSTIGESRTLGYQEHGTAGWFTIFIRGMLCNWMVSMGVVGAMISTSASGKMMAMWMPIMLFFFMGFEHSIVNMFLFPFSMIMGGEFTIMDYMIWNEIPTALGNLVGGFLMVGLPLYLTHVRTNPERKMSLSKSTAN, encoded by the coding sequence ATGTCATATGTAGAACCTAAAGAGTTCGTAACAAAAATGGTCGATGCTGGAGAGCAAAAAGTCTTTATGTCGACAAAAGATACTCTAGTACGAGCCTTCATGGCGGGTGCAATTTTGGCACTTGCTGCCTTTTTTGCTATCACGGTCATCGTGAAGACAGGTAGCCCTTTAATTGGATCCATTCTTTTCCCTGTCGGCTTTATCATGCTTTATTTAATGAAGTTTGACCTTCTTACTGGCGTGTTCACGCTCGTTCCTCTAGCAGTAATAGATAAACGACGCGGTTGTACCATGGACCAGCTTTTCCGAAACTGGGGGTTAGTCTTCGTTGGCAACTTTGCTGGCGCGCTGACCGTCGCCTTCTTCGCCTCGTTTATTCTGACCTACGGGTATAACACCGATGGCGGCACACTCGCTGCAAAGGTAAGCACCATAGGTGAGTCACGCACCCTAGGCTATCAAGAGCATGGCACTGCGGGTTGGTTTACTATTTTCATTCGCGGCATGCTATGTAACTGGATGGTATCTATGGGTGTCGTTGGCGCAATGATCTCGACGTCTGCCAGTGGCAAAATGATGGCAATGTGGATGCCAATTATGCTGTTCTTCTTTATGGGCTTTGAGCACTCGATCGTTAATATGTTCCTATTCCCATTTTCAATGATCATGGGTGGTGAATTCACGATTATGGATTACATGATCTGGAACGAAATCCCAACAGCATTAGGTAACTTAGTTGGTGGTTTCTTGATGGTTGGTCTTCCGCTTTACCTAACACACGTGCGCACCAACCCAGAGCGTAAAATGTCGCTATCTAAAAGCACAGCTAACTAA
- a CDS encoding M3 family oligoendopeptidase: protein MKNAVWDLSIAYKGLNDPKVEQDIELIQRSISLLNLHKDERQHVVAMQNAIQTMEAAGTLLATVNTLANCYASTNAQNSQAKQLIGRIAQLSSELEQAFSPYEDTLSFADVSFIEQVLDHDNPSVAGQGFQIELLQRKAQTQLSISEEQLLSAMQVDGRDAWGRLYDNITGSLLIDIESEDGIEQVGFSTAASLLYGGEFTKQEAAWKGIQAAMKANETSFAAIVNALAGWRHNEGKKRSLQQEEHFLDSSLRANRIQRDTLDAMMNVAKTNKHIGQKAGRLMAKVHGLESMTPWNHLAAMPPMNNSEAKVYEFAEGIEVIKQAFEQVNPEMAEFVQTMVDNGWIDAAPSENRRLGAYCTKLAATRTPLVFMTWGGSRSDLLTLAHELGHAFHNWVMRDLPLCRTEYPMTLAETASIFAENIVRDFLLEQAQTPEEKLEMLWEELSSAYALTINIPVRFEFEKAFYEARKESELDASQLCELMSTTWADWYGDSMKGTDPYFWASKLHFSISELSFYNYPYLFGYLFSQGVYAQREQKGEQFYADYVALLRDTGSYLAEDVVVKHMNKDLTEATFWQESMERLSDKVDEFENLFNQLSS from the coding sequence ATGAAAAACGCGGTTTGGGATTTATCTATTGCCTACAAAGGATTGAATGACCCAAAAGTCGAGCAAGACATCGAGCTTATCCAACGCTCTATCTCTCTTCTTAACCTTCACAAAGACGAGCGCCAACATGTTGTCGCGATGCAAAATGCGATACAGACTATGGAAGCGGCTGGTACCTTGTTAGCCACGGTGAACACACTCGCCAACTGTTACGCTTCGACCAATGCTCAAAACTCACAAGCGAAGCAACTGATTGGTCGTATTGCCCAGCTTAGTTCTGAGCTTGAACAGGCATTTAGCCCTTATGAGGACACGTTGTCTTTTGCGGATGTTTCGTTCATAGAGCAAGTGCTAGACCATGACAACCCATCAGTTGCAGGGCAGGGGTTTCAAATAGAGCTGTTGCAGCGTAAAGCGCAAACACAACTCTCAATTAGCGAAGAGCAGCTTTTGTCAGCCATGCAAGTTGATGGTCGTGACGCGTGGGGTCGTTTATACGACAACATCACGGGTTCATTATTGATCGACATTGAAAGCGAAGATGGCATCGAGCAAGTGGGCTTTTCAACCGCTGCGAGCCTTCTTTATGGTGGAGAGTTCACCAAACAAGAAGCGGCTTGGAAGGGCATTCAAGCAGCAATGAAAGCGAATGAGACTTCGTTTGCGGCGATTGTGAATGCTTTAGCGGGCTGGCGACATAACGAAGGCAAAAAGCGTTCATTACAGCAAGAAGAGCACTTTTTGGATTCAAGCCTACGTGCAAACCGAATCCAGCGCGATACCTTAGATGCCATGATGAATGTGGCAAAGACTAACAAGCATATAGGACAAAAAGCGGGACGCTTAATGGCTAAGGTTCACGGTTTGGAGAGCATGACTCCGTGGAATCACCTCGCTGCGATGCCGCCAATGAACAACAGTGAAGCCAAAGTTTACGAATTTGCCGAAGGTATCGAGGTCATCAAGCAGGCTTTCGAGCAAGTAAACCCAGAAATGGCAGAGTTTGTACAAACCATGGTTGATAATGGCTGGATAGATGCAGCGCCTTCTGAGAACCGCCGTTTAGGCGCTTATTGTACCAAACTCGCTGCGACGCGAACGCCACTTGTGTTTATGACATGGGGCGGGAGTCGTTCGGATCTGCTGACGTTGGCTCATGAGTTGGGGCATGCTTTCCACAACTGGGTAATGCGCGACTTGCCGCTGTGCCGAACTGAATACCCAATGACGTTAGCGGAGACTGCATCTATCTTTGCAGAAAACATTGTCCGAGACTTCCTATTAGAGCAAGCTCAAACACCGGAAGAAAAATTAGAGATGCTGTGGGAAGAACTGTCTTCAGCGTATGCATTGACGATCAATATTCCAGTCCGATTCGAGTTTGAAAAAGCCTTCTATGAGGCGCGCAAAGAAAGCGAGTTGGATGCGAGCCAGTTGTGCGAGCTGATGTCGACCACATGGGCTGACTGGTATGGGGATTCCATGAAGGGAACCGACCCATATTTTTGGGCAAGCAAACTTCACTTTAGTATCTCTGAGTTAAGCTTCTATAACTATCCGTACTTGTTCGGTTACCTGTTTAGCCAAGGCGTTTATGCTCAACGCGAGCAAAAAGGTGAACAGTTTTATGCAGATTACGTTGCTCTTTTGCGTGATACTGGCTCGTATTTAGCTGAAGATGTCGTGGTCAAACATATGAATAAAGACCTGACCGAAGCGACGTTTTGGCAAGAGAGTATGGAGAGACTGTCAGACAAAGTCGATGAGTTTGAAAACCTATTCAATCAATTGAGTAGCTAG